In Nostoc sp. UHCC 0926, a single genomic region encodes these proteins:
- a CDS encoding histidine kinase yields MLKHDYMQVSQDQPIYSEAPLQLLLFVDERPKSRQQVQRIRAYLKELQAEYTFEVQIIDIGQQPYLAEHFKLIATPALIKIHPEPRQILAGSNIVAQLKNWWPRWQAAVDAYLKLQEDLQERIEDNARATLPKSTIHSVAVSAELIRLSDEIFRLKQEKDNLQEQLQFKDRVIAMLAHDLRNPLTAVAIAIETLQSNYNLEKGEFQRLKPSMTAHLLKQARNQTKIIARMIADLLQVGCGKDTEFPIIPEKVQLGKLCLDVLEELCDRYTAKCQEVETDIPNDLPYVYADPERIRQVLVNLLDNAIKYTPEGGKISVAGLHRTTQKVQFSIGDTGPGIPVENRDRIFENHFRLQRDEGTEGYGIGLCLCQRIILAHYGQIWVDSAPNNGAWFHFTLPVYPS; encoded by the coding sequence GTGCTGAAACACGATTACATGCAAGTTTCCCAGGATCAGCCTATTTATTCTGAGGCTCCACTCCAACTGTTACTATTTGTCGATGAACGCCCAAAGTCCCGACAACAGGTGCAGCGAATACGTGCTTACTTAAAAGAATTACAGGCTGAGTATACTTTTGAAGTTCAAATTATCGATATTGGACAACAACCTTACTTAGCAGAACACTTTAAATTGATCGCAACGCCAGCTTTAATCAAAATCCATCCGGAACCACGACAGATTTTAGCTGGGAGTAATATAGTAGCACAATTGAAAAACTGGTGGCCTCGCTGGCAAGCCGCTGTAGACGCTTACTTAAAATTACAGGAAGACTTGCAAGAACGTATAGAGGACAACGCTAGGGCGACATTACCCAAATCCACTATCCATTCAGTTGCTGTTTCTGCTGAACTAATCCGACTCTCAGACGAAATTTTTCGCTTGAAACAGGAAAAAGATAACCTCCAAGAGCAGCTACAGTTTAAAGACCGGGTGATTGCTATGCTGGCACACGATCTTCGCAATCCCTTAACTGCTGTCGCGATCGCCATAGAAACTCTCCAATCTAACTACAATTTAGAGAAAGGGGAATTTCAGCGCCTCAAACCATCGATGACGGCACATTTATTAAAACAAGCCCGTAATCAAACTAAGATCATTGCTCGGATGATTGCCGACCTTTTACAGGTAGGTTGTGGAAAAGATACAGAATTCCCTATTATACCAGAAAAGGTACAGTTAGGGAAACTGTGCTTGGATGTATTAGAAGAATTGTGCGATCGCTACACCGCCAAATGCCAAGAGGTAGAAACGGATATTCCCAATGACTTGCCATATGTATATGCTGACCCAGAACGCATCCGCCAAGTGCTAGTAAATTTGTTGGATAATGCCATCAAATACACCCCAGAAGGTGGCAAGATTAGCGTTGCAGGATTGCACCGTACTACCCAAAAAGTTCAGTTCAGTATTGGCGATACTGGACCTGGTATTCCTGTAGAGAATCGCGATCGCATCTTTGAAAACCACTTCCGCCTGCAACGCGATGAAGGTACAGAAGGTTATGGCATTGGTCTTTGTTTATGCCAACGGATCATCCTGGCCCATTATGGTCAAATTTGGGTAGACTCTGCCCCCAATAATGGAGCATGGTTCCACTTTACACTGCCAGTTTATCCTTCTTAG
- a CDS encoding response regulator, with the protein MSGISPFSNYKQQPQQPQQPQQPPLILVVDDDKSVRVFLRKAMEKEGYRVVEVNDGKQCLDAYETIKPDIVLLDAVMPVMDGFTCCKHLFQIAKNHLKSAVDTFDTDSTLNNTFIPMWERTPILMITCLDDEESVNLAFEAGATDYVTKPIHWPVLRHRLRGLLRQAQVHKQLEATNQALQQLAYVDGLTELANRRRFDNYLNTQWINLVQKESPLSMILGDIDFFKFYNDRYGHPAGDICLQKVGAVLSLKAQKYQDLVARYGGEEFAVIMPYTPASGAVHVAELIQAGIKDLQIVHDKSVVSQYVTLSMGVATVVPTWESSPLDLIVRADKALYQAKAGGRDRFVSSS; encoded by the coding sequence ATGTCAGGCATAAGTCCATTTTCTAATTATAAACAGCAACCACAGCAACCACAGCAACCACAGCAACCACCCCTGATTTTAGTGGTTGATGATGACAAGAGTGTTCGAGTATTCTTGCGTAAAGCTATGGAAAAAGAAGGTTATCGAGTGGTTGAGGTCAATGATGGTAAGCAATGTTTAGATGCTTACGAGACTATCAAACCAGATATAGTTTTGCTAGACGCTGTAATGCCTGTGATGGATGGCTTTACCTGCTGTAAGCACTTGTTCCAAATTGCCAAAAATCATTTAAAATCAGCCGTTGATACCTTTGATACTGACTCAACCCTTAACAATACTTTTATCCCCATGTGGGAGCGCACTCCCATATTGATGATCACATGCTTGGACGATGAAGAATCCGTAAACCTTGCTTTTGAAGCAGGGGCGACAGATTATGTCACTAAGCCAATTCACTGGCCTGTATTGCGCCATCGGTTGCGCGGACTGCTACGCCAAGCGCAAGTACACAAACAATTAGAGGCTACAAACCAAGCTTTGCAGCAGCTTGCCTATGTAGATGGCTTAACTGAGTTAGCTAATCGTCGCCGCTTTGACAATTATCTCAATACTCAGTGGATTAATCTCGTACAAAAGGAATCTCCCTTGTCAATGATTTTGGGTGATATCGACTTTTTTAAATTTTATAACGATAGATATGGCCATCCTGCTGGGGATATCTGTTTACAAAAGGTGGGTGCTGTCTTAAGCCTTAAAGCACAAAAGTATCAGGATTTAGTAGCGCGTTATGGTGGCGAAGAATTTGCTGTGATTATGCCATACACCCCTGCATCTGGCGCAGTTCACGTTGCCGAACTGATACAAGCGGGAATCAAAGATTTGCAAATTGTTCATGACAAGTCTGTCGTGAGTCAGTATGTCACCCTCAGTATGGGCGTGGCGACTGTTGTCCCCACTTGGGAATCCTCACCTTTAGATTTGATTGTGCGGGCAGATAAAGCACTCTACCAAGCTAAGGCTGGGGGGCGCGATCGCTTTGTCTCAAGTTCTTAG
- a CDS encoding chlororespiratory reduction protein 7: MPDSLMYQQDHFVVLETNQPEQFLTQSELLEKLKTTLQQLIIQDLPPDLQKFDSVEAQAQYLLDTSCELDIGPGQYLQWYAVRLEK, encoded by the coding sequence ATGCCAGACTCATTAATGTATCAGCAGGATCATTTTGTTGTTCTAGAAACAAATCAGCCAGAACAATTTCTTACACAATCAGAGTTATTAGAAAAGCTCAAAACAACTCTCCAACAACTCATAATTCAAGATTTGCCGCCTGACTTGCAAAAGTTTGATTCTGTGGAAGCTCAAGCACAATATTTACTTGACACCAGCTGCGAATTAGATATTGGGCCTGGGCAATATTTACAGTGGTATGCAGTTCGTTTAGAAAAGTAA
- a CDS encoding DUF2854 domain-containing protein: MLRQISLGTLGLTIGGILTIIGFVAYAGNNATLNLVGFFYGIPLLLGGLALKANELKPVPFSLTTSPSALILRQQQATDTQNKIRKDITRYCYGQDAHLDTTLSFLGLSPTDQERPTVTGLRETEVNGNYALILEFDSPLIPIDVWQKKQEKMTNYFGPGLEIQITQPSENTIELALINTKKESLVSSQ; encoded by the coding sequence ATGCTACGCCAAATCTCTTTGGGAACACTCGGTTTAACTATCGGTGGCATATTAACCATCATTGGCTTCGTCGCCTATGCTGGTAATAATGCCACACTCAATCTTGTTGGATTTTTTTACGGGATTCCTCTACTGTTAGGAGGGCTAGCGCTGAAAGCTAATGAACTTAAGCCAGTACCATTTAGCCTTACTACATCACCGTCAGCATTGATACTGCGCCAGCAGCAAGCAACTGATACTCAAAATAAAATTCGCAAAGACATCACCCGATATTGCTACGGTCAAGATGCTCATCTAGATACAACACTTTCTTTTCTGGGTTTGAGTCCCACAGACCAGGAAAGACCAACAGTCACAGGATTGCGAGAAACAGAAGTTAATGGCAACTATGCCCTAATTTTGGAATTTGATTCTCCGCTAATACCAATTGATGTGTGGCAAAAAAAGCAGGAAAAAATGACCAACTATTTTGGACCTGGATTGGAGATTCAAATAACGCAGCCATCTGAAAATACAATTGAGCTAGCGCTGATCAATACTAAAAAAGAGTCACTAGTCAGTAGTCAATAG
- a CDS encoding response regulator, whose translation MLMLSCELSTLRVLVVDDHELTRLTLQLVFSCQENIQVVGLASNGEEAIEMVKRCHPDVIVLDLQMPVMDGWSASSRIKAISPNTQILAYSSVEDVNFQGTKAMSSFDDVCKKDVPTSELITLVRQLGQRAVDG comes from the coding sequence ATGTTAATGTTATCTTGTGAGCTTTCTACCTTGCGTGTTCTAGTAGTTGATGACCACGAACTGACTCGTTTAACCTTACAATTAGTTTTTTCTTGCCAGGAAAATATTCAAGTAGTAGGTTTAGCTAGTAATGGTGAAGAAGCTATAGAAATGGTTAAACGTTGCCATCCAGACGTAATTGTTCTAGATTTACAGATGCCAGTCATGGATGGCTGGAGTGCGTCTAGTCGCATTAAAGCTATATCTCCGAACACCCAGATCCTTGCTTACTCCTCAGTGGAAGATGTAAATTTTCAGGGGACAAAGGCAATGTCTAGCTTTGATGACGTTTGCAAGAAAGATGTACCTACAAGCGAACTTATTACCTTAGTTAGGCAGTTGGGTCAGCGTGCAGTAGATGGATAA
- the ppk1 gene encoding polyphosphate kinase 1, whose amino-acid sequence MAKSKKSANPINLNDPQYYLNRELSWLEFNGRVLHEACDDRTPLLERLKFLAIFNSNLDEFFMVRVAGLKQQVEAKVSLLTPDGRTPQQQLDDIRSTLIPHVKKQHQHFEQVLRPLLVNQGIYILDYIDLNQKQRTHLNSYFEEQVFPVLTPLAVDPSHPFPFISNLSLNLAVVVKNPDTEEEFFARVKVPSVLPRFLPIPPELGDQNNEKPAHWTGVPLEQAIAHNLESLFPGMNIQEYHPFRITRDADLVLEEDEADDLLLAIEQELRKRRLGGSPVRLEIQSQTPEIVRSRLLHDLELTESDLYEVDGLLGLRDLMYFMALPLPELKDPPRQSVIPLRLQRLREPSLDPDALETDEGKDFFAVIREKDLLVHHPYQSFSATVVRFITHAAYDPNVLAIKMTLYRTSGDSPIVNALIAAAENGKQVSVLVELKARFDEENNIYWAKRLERVGVHVVYGLVGLKTHSKTVMVVRREKDRICRYVHIGTGNYNPKTARLYTDLGLFSCREELGADITDLFNFLTGYSLQKSYRELLVAPVNMRDRFLALIHREIENVQNGFSGRIVAKMNALVDPQIIATLYEASRAGVQIDLIIRGVCCLRPGLKDISENIRIISIIGRFLEHSRIFYFHNNTQEEIYIGSADWMRRNLDRRVEVITPVKDPDIAKDLQEIMGIMLADNRQAWELQADGTYIQRRPYDDSPEANSQKILMNMALRATGVAST is encoded by the coding sequence ATGGCAAAATCGAAGAAAAGCGCCAATCCCATCAATTTAAACGATCCACAATATTATCTTAACCGAGAGTTAAGCTGGTTAGAATTTAATGGCAGGGTGTTACATGAAGCCTGTGACGATCGCACGCCCCTTCTCGAACGCCTCAAGTTTTTGGCAATCTTTAACTCTAATTTGGATGAGTTTTTCATGGTGCGCGTTGCTGGTTTAAAGCAACAAGTAGAGGCAAAAGTCAGCCTGTTAACTCCCGATGGTCGGACACCACAACAACAGCTAGATGATATTAGGTCTACCCTGATTCCTCATGTAAAGAAACAGCATCAACATTTTGAGCAAGTACTTCGTCCCCTACTTGTAAATCAAGGCATCTATATCCTGGATTACATAGATTTGAATCAGAAACAGCGGACTCATCTCAACAGTTATTTTGAGGAACAAGTCTTTCCAGTTTTGACTCCTTTGGCTGTTGATCCCAGTCATCCCTTTCCTTTTATTTCTAATCTCAGTCTGAATCTGGCTGTTGTGGTCAAAAACCCAGACACCGAAGAAGAATTCTTTGCCAGAGTTAAAGTCCCCAGTGTTCTACCACGATTTTTACCGATACCGCCTGAATTGGGAGATCAGAACAACGAAAAACCTGCCCACTGGACTGGAGTCCCTTTAGAACAAGCGATCGCTCATAACTTGGAATCTCTATTTCCAGGGATGAATATTCAAGAATATCATCCGTTCCGCATTACCCGTGATGCCGATTTGGTATTGGAAGAAGATGAAGCAGATGATTTGTTGTTAGCTATCGAACAGGAATTGCGAAAACGGCGGCTAGGTGGGAGTCCAGTCCGGCTAGAAATTCAGTCCCAAACTCCCGAAATAGTGCGATCGCGATTATTGCATGATTTGGAATTAACAGAAAGTGATCTTTACGAAGTAGACGGTCTTTTAGGCTTGCGGGATTTGATGTATTTTATGGCATTACCACTGCCGGAACTCAAAGATCCACCACGCCAATCTGTTATACCATTACGCCTACAAAGGCTGAGGGAACCGAGTTTAGACCCAGATGCATTGGAGACGGACGAAGGAAAAGACTTTTTTGCTGTGATTCGGGAAAAGGATTTGCTAGTACACCATCCCTATCAATCCTTTTCAGCTACAGTGGTGCGCTTTATTACCCATGCTGCCTACGATCCGAATGTGTTAGCCATCAAGATGACTCTTTACCGGACTTCTGGCGACTCGCCCATCGTCAACGCCTTAATCGCCGCTGCCGAAAATGGCAAGCAGGTATCCGTGCTAGTAGAATTAAAGGCGCGGTTTGATGAGGAGAATAATATTTACTGGGCAAAACGACTAGAAAGAGTTGGAGTTCATGTTGTCTATGGTTTAGTGGGACTAAAAACCCACAGTAAAACCGTCATGGTGGTACGACGGGAAAAAGACCGGATATGTCGCTACGTGCATATTGGCACAGGTAACTATAACCCCAAAACGGCACGGCTGTATACAGATTTGGGATTGTTTAGTTGTCGTGAAGAATTGGGTGCTGACATCACAGATTTATTTAATTTCTTGACAGGCTACTCCCTGCAAAAGTCTTATCGAGAGTTGCTGGTTGCGCCTGTGAATATGCGCGATCGCTTTTTGGCACTAATTCACCGCGAAATCGAAAATGTTCAAAATGGATTTTCTGGGCGCATTGTTGCCAAAATGAATGCCTTAGTCGATCCGCAAATCATCGCCACTTTATATGAAGCTTCCCGCGCCGGAGTGCAAATCGACTTAATTATCAGGGGTGTTTGCTGTTTGCGCCCAGGACTCAAAGACATTAGTGAAAACATTCGCATAATCAGCATTATCGGTCGCTTTTTAGAACATTCTCGGATTTTTTATTTTCATAACAATACACAAGAGGAAATCTATATTGGCAGTGCCGACTGGATGCGCCGCAACTTAGATCGCCGAGTGGAAGTAATTACCCCAGTGAAAGACCCTGATATTGCAAAAGATTTGCAAGAAATTATGGGAATTATGCTCGCAGATAATCGCCAAGCTTGGGAATTACAAGCCGATGGCACTTACATTCAACGCCGTCCCTATGATGATTCTCCAGAAGCTAATTCACAAAAAATTCTCATGAATATGGCATTACGCGCAACTGGTGTAGCCTCAACCTGA
- a CDS encoding sensor histidine kinase, which yields MFQTTRRRLAVWYTTITAVLLLLFASGVYLYVRSTLIERIDDTLNHVVEIVERSLVVEPINGDVDKFRINLEASFRDNADTVEDDHIDLEWFSRTGELLWSTLSEPLNIPIRANRTGETVRVVKEESENSKFKIPNSSLKTQNSALLLRQVTQRVEVGRQVLGYLRVSHPWFEVTKPSRQLIFDLALGIGLMVLCVGASGWFLSGKAMEPVGESYQRLKQFTADASHELRSPITLIQTNVQVALADLDLAETEATTSLHYRQQLKVVERLTQRLGKLVNDLLFLARQDSGISKDIFSSCPLDALLMEVVEEQELLVPEKEITLSLDLVDPPASETSPELLENWFTLAGNWDQLVRLFTNLIANALHYTPAGGRVKVELARIEGINRVSGLRYTSAQLQVKVSDTGVGIPAEALPRLFDRFYRVDPARTHTTGNTATASATGSGLGLAIAQAIVEHHQGHIQVESIQGIGTTFTVTLPITLES from the coding sequence ATGTTTCAAACTACTCGTCGCCGTCTTGCTGTCTGGTACACTACTATCACCGCTGTATTACTACTATTATTCGCTAGTGGAGTATATTTATATGTCCGCAGTACATTAATCGAGCGGATTGACGATACCCTCAATCATGTAGTGGAAATTGTAGAGCGATCGCTTGTAGTTGAGCCGATCAATGGTGATGTTGACAAATTTCGCATTAATCTAGAAGCCAGTTTTCGTGATAATGCCGACACTGTAGAAGATGACCATATTGACCTAGAATGGTTTAGTCGCACTGGCGAATTACTTTGGTCAACGTTATCCGAACCACTAAATATTCCCATTCGTGCTAACCGCACTGGCGAAACTGTACGCGTAGTCAAGGAAGAGAGTGAGAATTCAAAATTCAAAATTCCTAACTCCTCACTCAAAACTCAAAACTCAGCACTGTTATTACGACAAGTTACCCAACGGGTGGAAGTCGGACGGCAGGTATTAGGATATCTGCGTGTAAGCCATCCCTGGTTTGAAGTCACTAAACCCAGTCGCCAATTAATTTTTGATTTGGCGTTAGGTATTGGGTTAATGGTGCTTTGTGTCGGAGCAAGTGGTTGGTTTCTTTCGGGTAAAGCGATGGAACCTGTAGGTGAGTCCTACCAACGCCTTAAACAATTTACTGCTGATGCTTCACATGAACTTAGAAGTCCCATTACTTTGATTCAAACCAATGTGCAAGTCGCCCTTGCTGACTTGGATTTAGCAGAGACAGAAGCGACTACTTCTTTGCACTATCGCCAACAGTTAAAGGTCGTAGAACGGTTAACGCAGCGTTTAGGTAAGTTAGTCAATGACTTACTGTTCCTAGCACGGCAGGATAGTGGTATTAGCAAAGATATTTTTTCATCTTGTCCACTGGACGCCTTGCTGATGGAAGTAGTTGAAGAACAAGAATTGTTAGTCCCTGAAAAAGAAATCACCCTTTCTCTAGATTTAGTTGACCCTCCCGCCTCGGAAACAAGCCCCGAATTACTGGAAAATTGGTTTACGCTTGCGGGCAATTGGGATCAACTGGTGCGGCTGTTCACAAATTTAATTGCTAATGCCTTGCATTACACTCCAGCAGGTGGACGGGTGAAAGTGGAATTGGCGCGGATAGAGGGAATAAATCGCGTTTCTGGACTACGTTACACCAGTGCCCAGTTGCAAGTTAAAGTGAGTGATACCGGAGTTGGAATTCCAGCAGAAGCACTGCCACGCTTGTTTGACCGCTTTTATCGGGTAGATCCGGCGCGGACTCATACAACTGGGAATACAGCTACAGCCAGTGCGACTGGTTCAGGATTGGGATTAGCGATCGCTCAAGCTATTGTCGAACATCATCAGGGTCATATTCAAGTTGAAAGTATCCAAGGCATTGGCACTACGTTTACTGTGACTTTACCAATAACTCTTGAGTCTTAA
- a CDS encoding sigma-70 family RNA polymerase sigma factor, with protein sequence MQIPHFPEANHPLVKSLFHHSDDELLTLFQRYPDAGKYFTVIFCRYSPIVYTLIRHSARSPVQADYLFALTWRHIYYELGGLNLTDSESGKEALTMQNWLINMTAFCINEIKLPPTEAIHYSLQTTSPPLWCYVQQALDQLPAVLRLMVLMAQTFHWSETRIAAYLQAEGEAIAPSVVANSLQEGYRMLEDKLPTDIRTIYFGEDLVQS encoded by the coding sequence GTGCAAATTCCTCATTTTCCCGAAGCTAATCACCCGCTGGTGAAGTCGCTGTTCCATCACAGTGACGATGAACTACTGACTCTGTTTCAGCGCTATCCAGATGCCGGAAAGTACTTTACGGTGATTTTTTGCCGCTATAGTCCCATAGTGTATACCTTAATTCGGCATTCAGCGCGATCGCCTGTGCAGGCAGATTATCTGTTTGCCCTCACCTGGCGACATATTTACTACGAACTTGGTGGACTAAATTTAACCGACTCTGAATCAGGTAAGGAAGCCTTAACCATGCAAAATTGGTTAATTAATATGACAGCTTTCTGTATTAACGAGATTAAGCTACCACCCACAGAAGCAATTCATTATTCTCTTCAAACAACTTCGCCACCACTATGGTGCTATGTACAACAGGCATTAGACCAATTACCAGCTGTTTTACGATTGATGGTGTTAATGGCTCAAACTTTCCACTGGAGCGAAACTAGAATCGCCGCCTATTTGCAAGCCGAAGGAGAAGCGATCGCTCCAAGTGTTGTAGCCAATTCTCTCCAGGAAGGCTATCGTATGCTAGAGGACAAATTACCCACAGATATTCGCACTATTTACTTTGGGGAAGATTTAGTCCAATCTTAG
- a CDS encoding glyoxalase-like domain protein codes for MVIAVSVISFLLSPLTLGSFLPSLPLDSLFSTQGIMVMLLAAYAGAMWMFLTSAPKVHTVMVSDLEIARQLYEGLLDLPAAEVPLHYYYNYEQTIGATGIDPLYMSTGPSLSSKMMNNATDGLWYQLKKNTQLHIITGASLGSKNQQRHVCFDHDCLEMILMRVEMRGLKLKIRNHKPLNFLVKDYEGRVIEVAEVAN; via the coding sequence ATGGTTATAGCAGTTAGTGTGATATCGTTCCTGCTCAGTCCCCTTACCTTAGGCTCCTTTCTCCCTTCCCTGCCCTTAGATAGCCTCTTCTCCACCCAAGGCATTATGGTGATGCTGCTAGCAGCTTACGCTGGCGCAATGTGGATGTTCCTCACCAGTGCCCCAAAAGTACACACTGTAATGGTGTCGGATTTGGAGATTGCCCGACAGTTGTATGAAGGGCTGCTAGATTTGCCAGCAGCTGAGGTGCCCTTGCACTATTACTACAACTACGAACAAACTATAGGCGCAACTGGCATTGATCCACTATATATGTCTACTGGGCCGAGCTTGTCTAGCAAAATGATGAATAATGCCACAGATGGGCTGTGGTATCAATTAAAGAAAAACACCCAGCTACACATTATTACTGGCGCGAGTTTAGGTAGCAAAAATCAGCAACGCCACGTTTGCTTTGACCATGACTGCCTAGAAATGATTTTAATGCGAGTCGAAATGCGCGGTTTGAAATTGAAGATTCGCAACCACAAGCCCCTGAATTTTTTGGTCAAGGACTATGAAGGGCGCGTTATTGAGGTAGCAGAGGTAGCGAATTAG
- a CDS encoding WD40 repeat domain-containing protein, translating to MSIEAWGFLIGRNQYIDYRTIVAPAFLCEAGLSSFLARVVESDMNKPGEAFFRLVEGLKVGTIIIVFQLVEAKEKDINPEGGDTLLTDSVGREIYLTKGFVFKGNYKKEDIKVSQTDIDNVYREELMRIYGEFWKIDTTPPPPTDSKCFDLKSQNSKILDLKLLKAYQVPIKVPKFYTAIPINDEVSSIAFSPVDNKIAIRSYNTLIQIFSLSKDNKPIFFKQIGKKVSFTGFDTDKSVCFSPDGKFIVYSTVVPTEKNVINITSILSGENIQSSYGHPQLYDGRIHTIVFSPNGQIIASASNEQAIRIGFFKQEKKDLLPHDNIVKNIAISPDSHTLASGDKKGNISLWNLKTLQKKEIWIPQELKQFTRIRSLIFSPDGQTLAVAGDTNSKVKLCIWKLETQEVVEIFPQQTIVNSIAYNPVDSRILVSAGKDKTIKLWNIRSPQSEIWTLDSRHTKEVTSVAFSRDGKFLASGSKDGIVNIWNTGSI from the coding sequence ATGAGTATTGAGGCTTGGGGTTTTCTAATCGGACGCAATCAATATATCGATTATCGAACCATAGTTGCTCCTGCTTTTCTCTGTGAGGCTGGTCTATCTAGCTTCCTAGCGAGAGTAGTAGAGAGTGATATGAATAAGCCAGGAGAAGCTTTTTTTCGCTTAGTAGAAGGTTTGAAAGTTGGCACAATTATCATTGTCTTTCAATTAGTTGAAGCAAAGGAAAAAGATATTAATCCTGAAGGTGGAGATACACTACTAACAGACTCTGTTGGTAGAGAAATATATTTGACAAAAGGTTTTGTATTCAAGGGAAATTATAAAAAGGAAGATATCAAGGTAAGTCAAACAGACATTGACAATGTTTATCGTGAGGAATTGATGAGAATTTATGGGGAGTTTTGGAAAATAGATACTACTCCCCCTCCTCCTACTGACTCAAAGTGTTTTGACTTGAAAAGTCAAAATAGTAAAATTTTAGATTTGAAGCTTTTAAAGGCATATCAAGTTCCTATAAAAGTTCCAAAATTTTATACTGCTATACCTATAAATGATGAGGTTAGTTCTATTGCTTTTAGTCCTGTTGATAACAAAATTGCTATTAGAAGCTACAACACACTAATTCAAATATTTAGTTTAAGTAAAGATAATAAACCTATATTTTTTAAGCAAATTGGTAAGAAAGTATCTTTTACAGGATTCGATACTGATAAATCAGTATGTTTTAGCCCTGACGGAAAATTCATTGTTTACAGTACTGTTGTACCTACAGAAAAGAATGTAATTAATATAACGAGTATTCTGTCTGGTGAAAATATACAATCTTCCTATGGACATCCGCAGCTTTATGATGGAAGGATTCATACAATTGTTTTTAGTCCTAATGGTCAGATAATTGCTAGTGCTAGTAATGAACAAGCTATAAGAATTGGCTTTTTTAAACAGGAAAAAAAGGATTTATTACCACATGACAATATAGTTAAGAATATTGCAATTAGCCCTGATAGTCACACTCTTGCTAGTGGAGATAAGAAAGGAAATATTTCGCTCTGGAATTTAAAAACTCTACAAAAAAAAGAAATTTGGATTCCACAAGAATTAAAACAATTTACAAGAATTAGATCGCTTATATTTAGCCCAGATGGTCAAACTCTTGCTGTTGCTGGTGATACTAACAGTAAAGTTAAGCTTTGTATCTGGAAACTGGAAACGCAAGAAGTAGTTGAGATATTCCCCCAGCAGACAATTGTGAATTCTATCGCTTACAATCCTGTTGATAGTCGCATCTTAGTTAGTGCTGGCAAAGACAAAACAATTAAGCTTTGGAATATCAGAAGTCCGCAAAGTGAAATTTGGACTCTAGATTCTAGACATACAAAAGAAGTGACATCAGTAGCTTTTAGTCGTGATGGGAAATTTCTGGCTAGTGGGAGTAAGGATGGAATTGTCAATATTTGGAATACTGGAAGCATTTAA